TGAAATGAATATAGTTTTCAGTTTCTTCGGGGAAAGTTTGGAAAGTTTTCAGTTTCGAGGTGTTACAGTATTGTAATCACAAATAGGGGATGGTTTACTGTAACCTTCTGTACGATTTATTATACAAGTTTTACAAAGCATCTCTACTAGGTGATATATTCCATTCAACATGCACCACTTTGTGAAGACTTTTTCATGCAATGTTCAAAAGCGATTGCTGCAACACATCCTCCTTTTCGACAAGTGTTTTAAATCTGGTTTTCTTTAGTATATTAGTATAACTTacaaaaaacttacaaaataagATCAACGAATTAACCTTCCGCATCCAACTACAGCGAGCTTAGTAATTGCGTTGTTGTTGTCTTTAATTATTGTTGTTTGccaataaattgaaaaacacaaaGTTGCCGTAGCTGTTGTTTCAACCATATGCATATAATTGCCATTatgcaaaagaaaataataatcgATTCACTTTTCAGTATGAAATTGAAGATTTTCACTAtcgaaaagcaaactaaatacaTAAAACGTAAACAATGGATTTCTAAAATGAACTCAATCTGCTACTGTAATGTAAAATTAGGTCTGGTATTTGAACGGATCTTAAAAATCAAAAGCTAATTTTTGATCGGATAGAAAATAGAAGGCATAGTGattttgctaagttatcaaACTGATTTTGTAAGTCGACTTAGCTGCAACAGAGATGAGCCGAAGTCATATTCATATATGTAGCACTATATTCCAGGAAAAATGATTTCCTCGGATTATATCATCAAAACAACAGCGAGGGCAATTGATAATTTTCATTGtttgacaaacaaaatcattgccCCTGACGATTTCAGACATCTCATTCTTAGTTACTAATCTTATAGAAGCTAAAATCGTACGCTTTATATTAGTATAAAAGTAAATGAAGTGAGTAGTCCCAGAAACGGCATGCCCAGTATGAGTCAGGCAAACTAATAATGCAGAAAATAAATTCTGACGTCGACACGCAGTTCTTTTCTTGCTGCCCACAAAGTTGTTGAAGATTGGTAACATGTAACAACCGTCGATAAAGTTTGTTGATTGAAACATTTGCATCATTGAAACTTGGTAAAAATTTAAGAGTACGCGATACAAGTTTTACAAAGTAAATACAACGAACTTGCGTAGAGTTTAAATTCTGTGTATTGAGTTAAATTCAACCAAAGCCAGCTTTTTACATTAGGATGAAACCAATCAAATTGTTTATGTTCTTTCGAAGGTTTGAAAGTCAGTAACGTCTCACAGATATCGTTTATTTACCGCTCCTATGATATCATTTGAACAACACAAATACATTATTGATATTATCAACCGTAATCTCAATCCTATTAGTGCCTTTGTGGCTTTAAGCTATCCTCTATTTATAACTTAAGTCCACTCGTTCAGAAATACAGTATGGTTATATATCTAAAATTGCTAAAAGTATTGACCAATTCGAGGACAGTCAATCCAACAATATACTTTTCTATCCTATAAACAGTGATTGTGTAGATGTATGTTTGATGCACAGCTTCAAAGTTGTGACTGGGTCACATGTGATTTAGTTTTCTACATACCACTATGACACCATTTCAACATGATCTCCCTCATTCTCGTGTTCAGAAACGCTTCAATACTCTACTGCAGTATTTCAGTACATGCCACAAACTGTAACAGGCACATGAATCTGGTGTCAGTGGTATACATGTGGGCTTCACACTTGCACATGCTTACTGACAGATTGATAcacgtacatgcatgcatgctctCTAGAGTGTCATTTGGTCCCGTTTGGATCGATCTTGTCCAGTTTTGGTGCGTTTAGCCCTGTCCAACTTCAAAGACACCCAGTGCGGCTCGCCTCTCATGATAACGGAAGGTTCCCGAACGTCAAATATTCGACCACATGTTTACGTTGCCCTGAATATTTGTAATACTACCCGAGTATCAAAAATGTACTGAAAGAGCTGAAAATGTAAAAGAATTGaactgcaaaaatattttcaacaactgtCTTATAGGAATACATTGTCGGTTTATTTGGCACATTAAATAGCTATCAGCCTTTGGTAGCTACAGATAGCtacatttctgtatttctaATGATTTTTATATGATTTATTTGTAGCTTACATGTTTTATGTTGCTTAGAGTTTACTTTGCTTAGTACTTGTGCTGGTTTGGTTGCACAAAGTTGTCTTCAATCGCTAGAAATCTATTTTCAGGATGCTTACAgattgaaacatttttgttcaaaaatagcaattaGTCTGTATTGTATGCTTGATCTTTCTTTTACGAGTTCAACTTTAACAAAAGATGTACATGGAGTTAGGTTTACAGAAAACGTTCTTTTTCAATGTCCATGTTAACATACTTGTATTTACTTTAAGCTTGCCATAAATTATTTTTACCCCTTACTATCAAATAGTGTACCTTTAAGGTCAGATAAACACCTCAATATAAGGATGATATCATGGTTGGATCACCGCCCAGATGACCATGGTGCGATGTTTGTTATACAATACGTAACTGTAATTTAGTCATCCCTGTCTGACGTTTCACAGGGGTACGGCTGCCGGAAAAAATATGCGTGATAGGCGTCATGGCATACAGGTCGATATGATACTCACGTCACCTATCATTGTTTTCAAGGGTTTGACAATTAGGAAGACTAAATATTTTGTATAAAGACGGCAGTGGGGAGCTTTTGGAATGTTGGAATTTCCCTTGCGGGAACTGGGAGAGGAAACAGATCTGATCTTTGTAAGATTATTTTGAGAAGCTGATCAGAATCTTGTGGATTAGGAGTGATGAAGTGTTTTTGATATCCTTATTTTGTATCTGCTACATAACACATTAACAAAAACTGGATTCTTATACCACACAACAAGGCGACAAGAGGAGTATTTCGGCAAACGACGCTCTGCATAAAATTCGTGACATTTCCTTCTATTTGTTGGCTGCCAATAAACAACAGAACGGAAACAATTCGAAGTGGGGTCAGTGTTAGGTAACAACGCCACAGTAATGATGTGAGGCACCAAAATACCAAATTGGTACAGTTGTAGTTTGTTGGGAAGCGAGGAGGCGGGGGTGTAACCAAGTTTTCACATAGATGAGTAACCTTCCCCTTTAACGCCGGGAGGGGGAAAGCCCCCTTTTTGTCGTGGTCTGAAAGCAAAGAAACTGGTCAGTCCCTAAATTACTTGAAGGTAAAATCTTTGGAGATTTCTTCAGTGTTGCGAAACACATGTGTGTTCGACACAGAAAGTCATTTACAGCTTGCAATCATCAGAATCATCATGCAAGGACTGGACTAGATTAGATAAATGCATAGATGATCATTTCTCACCCGGTTACCACAGCATTGAACAACCCCTTTTTCTGTTAGTAATACTTGTGTCACCATTCCTTGAATATGTACATCACTTGGAAATGTCAAACATTACGAATTCTTTAAAGCATAAACCTAACTTTAAACCAACATTGCTTGTTATAACATTGACTCTGAGGTTCACCATTTGTGCGTGAGAGATATCTTTGGAGATAAACAGCCTACTGCACTACGCTCAGCTATCAACAATTATGATTTCCCTTCCTTATGTAATTAAATCTTCCTGTTGCTCTGCTGCATATTTACCATGCATATTTCCAGGAAGTCAAGCGATACACTTAGAATATGGAATCCTCATATCCAAAATCGAGGAAAGAAAAAAGCTTCTATCGGTGGAAATTACTTTGAGGCCCTGCGAATCCTGGTCATCCTGCTGAAATCGACAAATAAATATAGACAAGATATTGCACCAGCCGTTCCAGTAAAATTGTGTGATGAGCAGATTAAAGAAATTCAAGATACCAAAGATTATTACAAGAAACTCTTTTATAAGCGTCTTCAAACAGTGTACCTCTCGTCATGATACTCAAACTCATTATTAAGATACAGAAATTTAAAGATGATGGCAACCTCAAAAGTTGGCAACAACATTCTTGTTTCAGCATTAATATTGACTATTCAATGAAATCAATagtgaaaagaaaacagaaaattgaaGAAATTTCAATCAAAGTAAGAGCCAGAAGATTTGTTAGCTTTCATTTCGTCCGTTGTGTTTCACATTTAGAATGTTATGAACCACCTTGGTTACTGTCAGTCAGTGAGCCAGCTGTCGCTGTGTGCATCTTGAGAATTCTAGTAATTGAATACCTCTACTCGAATATTTCCTTTTGGTCTTTTATTCAAGCAAACACAGCACACAGTATTAAAGTAAACATTACATGAAATGTTTCTCTTCAAATTGTCTCATTATACAATGAGAATTATAGTATGCATTGTTAAAATTGAGATTGTACAATCCGAACGCCATAAAAAAAGAGCAAAATACAACATGTTGTCTCCAGGACAATGGACGGTATTTGTCAATCATAACTCGTGACATTAAATAATGACCTATTAGAATGTTAAAAATTCCTTTCGTTGAAGCAATAAACTGAAAATGTATGTTGATAACGGTTGATCTCCAGAAAACACAAGTATGGGAATCTGTATTCAAGAAACATGGAAGACTCAGAATTTCCTGAGAAGATTGCAAAGGGACGGTAAGTATCATGTAAAATTCGGTGCCTTTGCTGAACAGCATTgccaaactaacctcttgggaTAAATGCATGGCCCATATCGGCAAAGAAGTAGAAGGTTCGTAAATATGGTGACTGGAGGGATCAACTGAATTTAGAAGGTGAAAATATGCtttaatatttgctgtaaatcACACGAATCGTGTTATTACGTACTATATTTTAAAGTCTCTTGTATAAATGAAAAACAACGTCACATTCCATGACGCATCGCAAAACCATCATGGACGGAGTTTACAGAAGTACAACTGACAATCACTTTTCCCGTCGCTAAATTTTATGGTAAACATCTGGAAAACTTCAATATCCCTGATAATTCTCATTTTTTCTGACAGATTTCAATCATACAAGACTTTTATAGAATCTGTGCAAAATAGGTAATCAGTCCAACCCTCTGTATGACGTGTGACTCAAGGATGATGAATCTTCAACTTTCCTAAATCTAGGCTTATGCAATCATATAGTCAGCTACCACGAAGGTCTGTTTATAACAGTGTTGTGATGGTTTAAATTTCACAATTCATGGTGAACAATTTAAACGTTCATCACGGCTTCATTACAAACACACCTTAAATAAAGTAATCATTAGGGCTTCCAGTTTTTCTCTGATCTGCCGCCACGTTCGCTTCTTCCAGACCTTTCGCCTTTAGTACTTGATGCCTGGGCTTTCCCCTTCACACTTTTATCCTCGATCCTCTCATCAGAAACTGATCTGGACTTTGTTTGTTCAGTCTGTGCATCTgtgtaaaaaaaacccaaaaaaattGGAATGGCCGCTTGGATCGGAATGAATGCCATTGAAAATTTTACGCGAGCGTCGGTGGATCTCGTCAATACTCTgaataattatatttattacaaaacaaaacgtTGGATTCTCGATCACTTTTCCTCCTGCTACCGTCTCTAGAATTCAAATAAGATTGCACACCTCAGGTAACTATTGTTCAGAATACAGTGAATTTCGTAATGAAATCTGACATTGCAACTCAATTAACGTTTGCTGTGTGTCAAACTAACTGAaattctgttttttgtttttgtattaacATTTTAAGTTAGACATCAAACGGCGAGGCGGGAAGACATGCTATGTACTCCACTATGTACCTAGCCCTGCGTAAatgcacagacaaatagagaaacagactagcaacgggtattgttcaaggcgtgaagcggttactttacccatccatgttcgcctcgcctcaggtagctctcgcctctcttttgcgaagagtgccgaccatgcatccttcggtaattttcggattttcgccaattgttaagcaaCAGTATgtttggcaaagtttgtgttgttgttgtcgtgtggtgctgagcggaattggcgtgttggcgaaaacgggagtgttttgagcttcaggaaagtgagttttaccattttaaaaattcctctcatatttttatgaatatataatggtgtgtttgaaccaaatttgaaagtcttttatcgatactgtctggttttactcaatggtttacggtcagtcatacacgttcgtcaaggaaggacatgtttatcaaactgctggcgtgttatgttttgattggcgtgaaacagtgtttctgccctgagagctcacaaaatAACTATGgctgctacgcgactggcagcacgatgccatctcgtcgtatttttcgcataatcttgtgcaattatcaaccacaaacaaagtctccaaaaagtttaacacctttgaagctcattttaatatgaaaaggccatagtctaccgagacgactaTGGAACAAagggcatgccgcgttgctagtctgtttctctatttgtctatggtaaggtctgtgtgttcccggcgttaaaggccgtataacgccgggaacacacagataTGTAGCAGGGCTACTATGTACCcaaccacacgtaactgtggtTACTGATGTAGTCTCTAGcacataagggactggacacaaattacggggggtgggccggtgttttttggggatGGGCCGCCATTttttgcgcaagcatttttgaagggtcataaaattttgtgtatgcctatgggggagggtcaccttttttatgcatcaaagctgaaattgcatgtgcacgtattggagaatatggaatactgaaaaaaagaaaaaaatacctcctggcactttcagtttctgtcatttccattttcggcacgcccttcgggcacaagtttaagggtataataaacaatgtattgatgatccaagcagccacatccaactcctctattgtgcatataaactgtcccctataatggcgctttcaataacaatttgggagatcacttatttgatatcattctcccattgacaatacattgggtacgggtcggtgtcaaatgttcatgaagctgtatgtacattttttattttttgaggatattgacagaatacaaactattcagaatagtgcaaaatgtcatcaataacaaatggaagcttcaggtcgaacaaattttgaattacaatttaggatcagataacctatgaggtatttgtagtttcctcatagcctacaatgtatagtgaatcaacatttcggtgaaattccaaaatcaaatttcttgcacaaccatggacttgaaaccactctagtctaatcattaacattaatactaataattaggtgtacataaatgcacagatttacctagttttgtattggaaaaagaatattcatagtttcatcataggctgccatgcatagtgaatcaacatttcagtgaaattctaaaatcaaatttcttgcaaaaccatagacttgaaaccactctagtctaatcatgaacattaatactaataattaggtgtacataaatgcacagatttacctatttttgtattggaaaaagaatattcatagtttcatcataggctgccatgcatagtgaatcaacatttcagtgaaattccaaaatcaaatttcttgcacaaccatagacttgacaccactctagtctaatcatgaacttAATACTAATaatcgagtgtacataaatgcacagattttcctatttttgtattggataaaaattattcatagattttcatcatagactgccatgaataatgaatcaacatttcggtgaaattccaaaatcaaatttcttgcacatacatggacttgtaaccactctagtctaatcaagaacataaatatcaataatcaagcatacataaatacacagatttgccaagttttgtttttaaaaaaattatagtttcatcatagactgcaatgtataatggatcaacactttatgcgaaattccaaaaacaaatttcttgtacaaagaTGCACGTgctaccaccctcttctaatcaagtacaattatatcaattattcagggtccatatatgcacaaataatgcatatttttaattgtgaaaattttttttacagttttgtcatagactcccatgtatagttgatcaatattttgagcgaaattccaaaatcaaatatcttgttcacatgagcacttgtaaacaacccatgcaaatcaagaatatttatatcggttattaaacatctatagatgaacagatattgctagttttatattggaaaatacacgttcatagttttcttatagtcgactaccatgtatagtgaatcaacattatcaatgaaatctaaaaattacattttttgtacacgcatgcactttttacctgccacttcaagcaaagtacatttacatgaattatcacacacatatgatttaatatttttggacaaaatgttaTATCGGctacattttgccttccttttgtatagcaagtcagaaggaggtcttgaacacattgtggGTTTGTTGGgagggtattgagtaacaggggagggtcacttattttcatgcacggataagggggagggtcactaatttttgtgcatgaacttttgaagggtcactattttttatgcagcagtgtttcgaaaaacaccggcccaccccctgtaatttatgtccagtccctaaaggGGGGTGGCAAATGCGAATGCCGCAAGCATAACCGCGAGCTGCTAGACACAACGGTCCCTTGTACCCCTGCTCGTGCCCTCGTGCGAGCGACTACACCAATAAGAAacagaaaaggcacaagggaAGAGAGTGACTCTCTAAGCTCGTGTCTACGTCTGAGGGCTCTCGTTTAGACTACGTTTATGCGCTTCCAGAACTTTAAAGAAAGTGAACTCAGTCACCTGTGTTCTAAAATTCAGCTTTGCGCCTATGCGcctcatagacgtgtgtacatatgcctgagaagaagactTTGTACACACTTCTCAGGCATTTGTACACACGTGTTGGCGCATAGGCGCAGAGTGGAATTTTagaacacaggtgactgtgatcaGGGTCTTCAGGCGGCCATAGTCATGAAACATAACAGCAAATATTCGAAGTCATTACCTGTTTGATTAATAGTCCTAAGACTGTCTGCCAAATGTCGTAATTGCACTGCGTCCAGAGCGCTAATCAAAACTTCTAAAGTTGCGGCCTCTCCCGCTGACCTTTTCCACTGAACAAACATTTGATGTATCTGTTCCTGTacgttgtttttgttgtcttcCTCTATAAACGACAGCTTGTTTTCGCTTACACTCAGCTGACGCCCTAGAGGTTTCCAGTCCTTTGCCAACAAACTACGCTCTATTGTTTCGATAGCAAATTCGAGATAATCTGTAAAATACGTAGACACGTTCGCAGTTAATCATGGAAACACTGGGTAATAGGGACTGAACAGAAGTTACGGCAACTGAAACTATTACGGTACGGAAGTGGTTTCAGATGATTGGAAGAGTCACATTTGAAAAATTCGAGGAAAACCCCATAACCTGAGATTGCATCCCCATTATTAGTAATTCAAATCCTCGCCGAACAATATAGAAGACGTCAACCTGAAAGTATCACCCTTAAGGTATAgtgtgcacctcgaaagtgaaagactta
This genomic window from Ptychodera flava strain L36383 chromosome 10, AS_Pfla_20210202, whole genome shotgun sequence contains:
- the LOC139142968 gene encoding FAS-associated death domain protein-like, which gives rise to MTYWFKRKVSERTKLYGGSEGQHGRTPPKLEDYLEFAIETIERSLLAKDWKPLGRQLSVSENKLSFIEEDNKNNVQEQIHQMFVQWKRSAGEAATLEVLISALDAVQLRHLADSLRTINQTDAQTEQTKSRSVSDERIEDKSVKGKAQASSTKGERSGRSERGGRSEKNWKP